The nucleotide sequence CGATCTCGTGCTCGGCCGCCTTGCGGCGCATGGCCTTGAGGCGCGGGGCGTGGGCCTGGTTCTCGAGCACGAACTCCTTGGCGAACTGGCCGTTCTGGATCTCCTCGAGGATCTCGCGCATGGCCGCGCGGGAGTGCTCGTTGATCACCCGCGGCCCGCGGGTGAGGTCGCCGTACTCGGCGGTGTTGGACACCGAGTAGCGCATGTTGGCGATGCCGCCCTCGTAGAGCAGGTCGACGATGAGCTTGGTCTCGTGCAGCACCTCGAAATAGGCCATCTCCGGGGCGTAGCCCGCCTCGGTCAGGGTCTCGAAGCCCGCCTGGATGAGGGCGGTGAGGCCGCCGCAGAGGACCACCTGCTCGCCGAAGAGGTCGGTCTCGGTCTCCTCGCGGAAGCTGGTCTCGATGATGCCGGCGCGGCCGCCGCCGTTGGCGGAGGCATAGGAAAGCGCCACGTCGCGGGCGCGGCCGCTGGCATCCTGATGGATGGCGATCAGGCTCGGCACGCCGCCGCCGTCGACGTAGGTGGAGCGCACCAGATGGCCCGGGCCCTTGGGCGCGATCATGAGCACGTCGAGATCGGCCCGCGGCTCGATCTGCTGATAGTGGATGTTGAAGCCGTGGGCGAAGGCGAGGGTGCCGCCCTGGCGCAGGTTCGGCTCGATGTGCGCCTGGTAGAGCGCGGCCTGGTGCTCGTCAGGCGTGAGCACCATGACGAGATCCGCCTGGGAGACGGCGGTATCGATGTCCGCCACCTCCAGGCCGGCGGCCTTGGCCTTGTCGGCGGAGCCGGAGCCGGGGCGCAGGCCCACCACGACGGGGACGCCGGACTCCTTCAGGTTGTTGGCATGGGCATGGCCCTGCGAGCCGTAGCCGAGCACGGCCACCTTCATGCCCTGGATCACGGAAAGGTCGGCGTCTTTGTCGTAGTAGACTCTCATGGCTCCCCCAGTGGAACGGAATTCAGACACGCATCTGCTTGTCGCCGCGGGCGATCCCGATCACGCCCGAGCGCACCACCTCCATCGGCGTCTTCTTGCCGAGCAGGTCGAGGAAGGCATCCAGCTTGCTGCTGGTCCCGGTGAGCTCGAGGGTGTAGGTCTTGTCGGTCACGTCCAGCACGCGGCCGCGGAAGATGTCCGTGAGGCGCTTGAACTCCTCGCGGGCCTCGCTGGAGGTGGCCTGCACCTTCACCAGCATCATCTCGCGCTCGATGTGGGTGGCCTCGGTGATATCCATCACCTTGACCACGTCCAGCAGCTTGTTCAGCTGCTTGATGATCTGCTCGATGATCCGGTCGTCACCGAAGGTGACGAGGGTCATGCGCGACAGAGTGGGGTCGTCGGTGGGGGCGACGGTCAGGCACTCGATGTTGTAGCCCCGGGCGGTGAACAGCCCGGCGATGCGCCCGAGGGCGCCGAACTCGTTCTCCACGAGAATGGAAATGATGTGCCGCATAACCCCTGTCCGAAAGGCCGCCCCGGTACCGGCCGGCACGGCCGGTACGCTGCTGCGCGCGCGTGGAAAATCGTGGCAGTCGCCGGGAGGCGGTCAAGCTACTGCCCGCGCGGTAACCCGTCAAGCAGCGCGACGGCCGCGCCCGTCGGGCGTCTGCTGAGGTGCGCACCGCACGGCGGCCATACTCGGGGGGCTGGACGCGGCGCCCGGCCGCCGCGGAGAACACGGGCACCATTGGGGAGGCTCCCATGCGCTATTGCGTGATTCTGCTGCTTGCGCTCGGCATCGGCCTGCCGGCGGCGGCCGCCGAGGTCTATCGCTGGACGGACGCGCAGGGCCAGGTGCACTTCGGCGCCACGCCGCCGCGGGGCGTCAGCGCCGAGCGGGTGGACCTGCGGGTCAGCCGGCCGGCCTCCGGGGGCGACCGCGCAGCCGCCGGGAGCGCGCCCTCCGCCGGCGGCGGCGCCGGCGACGGCGCGCCCGACGAGCCCGTCAGCCCGCAGCGCGACGTCGCCTTCGAGCGCCAGCAGTGCGAGGCGGCCCGCGATAACCTGGAGGTGCTCCGTAACGGCGGCGCGAACCGCCGCTTCCGCGACGCCGATGGCAACGTGGTGCGCTACACCGAGGAAGAGCTGGCCCGGGAGATCGCGCGCCTGGAGGAGATCGCCAGCCGCTACTGCCGGGGGTGAGGCGCCGTTTCGGTTTGCGCGCGGCATCCGATATCCTGCCGGACCGACATCCCCACCGGAGGCATCGCCGGCATGCGCGCAAGCCGCTTTCCGCTGTTCACCAGCAAGGAGACCCCCGCCGACGCCGAGATCGTCAGCCACCAGCTCATGCTGCGGGCCGGCATGATCGAGAAGCTTGGCGCCGGGCTCTACACCTGGCAGCCGCTGGGCCTGCGGGTGATGCGCCGAGTGGAGCAGGTGGTGCGCGAGGAGATGGACGCCATCGGCGGCCTCGAGGTGCTGATGCCCGCCGTGCAGCCCGCCGAGCTCTGGCAGGAGTCCGGCCGCTGGTCCCAGTACGGCCCGGAGCTGCTGCGGCTGAAGGACCGCCACGAGCGCGACTTCTGCATCGGCCCGACCCACGAGGAGGTGATTACCGACTACCTCCGCCGGGAGCTGCGCAGCTATCGCCAGCTGCCGCTGACCTACTACCAGATCCAGACCAAGTTCCGCGACGAGATCCGCCCGCGCTTCGGCGTGATGCGCGCCCGCGAGTTCGTCATGAAGGACGCCTACTCCTTCCACATGGACGAGGCGTCGCTGCAGCAGACCTACGATGACATGCGCGCCGCCTACGCTCGCATCTTCACCCGGCTCGGGCTCGAGTTCCGTCCGGTGGGCGCGGATACCGGCGCCATCGGCGGCAGCGTCTCCGAGGAGTTCATGGTCCTCGCGGACTCCGGCGAGGACGAGATCGCCATCTGCGAGCGCTGCGACTACGCCGCCAACACCGAGCTCGCTGCGAGCCGCCCGCCCCTGCCGGAGCGCGAGCCGGCCCTGAGCGCCGAGGAGAAGCCCACGCCCGGCATCCAGACCGTGGCCGAGCAGGCGGAGGTGCTCGGCATCCGCCCCGAGCAGGTGGTCAAGAGCGTGGTCGTCATGGCCGACGAGGTGCCGGCGGTGCTGTTCGTCGCCGGGGATGACGAGCTCAACCTGGTCAA is from Spiribacter halobius and encodes:
- the ilvC gene encoding ketol-acid reductoisomerase, producing the protein MRVYYDKDADLSVIQGMKVAVLGYGSQGHAHANNLKESGVPVVVGLRPGSGSADKAKAAGLEVADIDTAVSQADLVMVLTPDEHQAALYQAHIEPNLRQGGTLAFAHGFNIHYQQIEPRADLDVLMIAPKGPGHLVRSTYVDGGGVPSLIAIHQDASGRARDVALSYASANGGGRAGIIETSFREETETDLFGEQVVLCGGLTALIQAGFETLTEAGYAPEMAYFEVLHETKLIVDLLYEGGIANMRYSVSNTAEYGDLTRGPRVINEHSRAAMREILEEIQNGQFAKEFVLENQAHAPRLKAMRRKAAEHEIEQVGAKLRDMMPWIKAKQLVDRSKN
- the ilvN gene encoding acetolactate synthase small subunit, whose translation is MRHIISILVENEFGALGRIAGLFTARGYNIECLTVAPTDDPTLSRMTLVTFGDDRIIEQIIKQLNKLLDVVKVMDITEATHIEREMMLVKVQATSSEAREEFKRLTDIFRGRVLDVTDKTYTLELTGTSSKLDAFLDLLGKKTPMEVVRSGVIGIARGDKQMRV
- a CDS encoding DUF4124 domain-containing protein, producing the protein MRYCVILLLALGIGLPAAAAEVYRWTDAQGQVHFGATPPRGVSAERVDLRVSRPASGGDRAAAGSAPSAGGGAGDGAPDEPVSPQRDVAFERQQCEAARDNLEVLRNGGANRRFRDADGNVVRYTEEELAREIARLEEIASRYCRG
- a CDS encoding proline--tRNA ligase → MRASRFPLFTSKETPADAEIVSHQLMLRAGMIEKLGAGLYTWQPLGLRVMRRVEQVVREEMDAIGGLEVLMPAVQPAELWQESGRWSQYGPELLRLKDRHERDFCIGPTHEEVITDYLRRELRSYRQLPLTYYQIQTKFRDEIRPRFGVMRAREFVMKDAYSFHMDEASLQQTYDDMRAAYARIFTRLGLEFRPVGADTGAIGGSVSEEFMVLADSGEDEIAICERCDYAANTELAASRPPLPEREPALSAEEKPTPGIQTVAEQAEVLGIRPEQVVKSVVVMADEVPAVLFVAGDDELNLVKAGHALGAGEVRLAEPEEALEATGVPRGFIGPKGLPQGLTVLVDERAAGLANFSSGAGRADWHWVNLNWDRDMPLPPVADLRTVRAGEGCPRCEGRLAIRRGIEVGHIFQLGTKYSEAMDARVLDENGEQLPLRMGCYGIGVSRVVAAAIEQNHDAHGIVWPEPLAPFRVALVSLNAHKSEAVADAAARLYDELTAAGLEPFWDDRPARPGVKFADMELIGLPHRLVVGERGVAAGTVEYRGRRDSESRDVPVAEVVDFLRRQEA